A single window of Pseudoduganella plicata DNA harbors:
- a CDS encoding efflux RND transporter periplasmic adaptor subunit translates to MTPAAPSNPPGQPQPRQKPRSRRARVIGGVIAIVAMAGLGWLAWHLTHRPPAQGAGAMAGPGGPGGPGGGRRGGPATTVGVATAELADLPVTLDALGTVTAAATTTVRPQVSGILQKVLFKEGQLVKAGQVLAQIDPRQFEMALLQATGQRQRDEAQLENARLTLERYRTLLSQDSIARQEVDTQAALVKQLQGTVMTDRAAEGTARLNLGYTKVVAPITGRVGLRVVDVGNLVSAGDATGIAVITQQSPIDVEFAIPQDSVPDIMNRATTGAVLPAMAYDRTRTEVLDEGRFSALDNQVDTQTGTVMAKARFDNAKMTLFPMQFVNVRLELRRIKDAVMVPVTALRHGSTGDYVYVLNGDRTVSLRTVKRGQATVDKVQIIEGVKAGEQVITEGADRLKDGAKVTLPGDKPGAGRRGDGAKGENQRRRADGASTAPAGTPDVAPGSVATDAAKMRPHRTGESPGGRERTMPEEGGRSGPGSAADGSSSARGVSGQPQGQSPAAGNAR, encoded by the coding sequence ATGACGCCAGCAGCGCCCTCGAACCCTCCCGGTCAACCTCAACCTCGCCAGAAACCCCGCAGCCGCCGCGCGCGCGTGATCGGCGGCGTCATCGCCATCGTGGCCATGGCCGGCCTGGGCTGGCTGGCATGGCACCTGACGCATCGTCCTCCGGCACAGGGCGCGGGCGCGATGGCCGGGCCGGGCGGCCCCGGCGGCCCTGGCGGCGGCCGGCGCGGCGGTCCGGCCACGACGGTGGGGGTGGCGACAGCCGAACTGGCCGATCTGCCCGTGACGCTCGATGCGCTGGGCACCGTCACCGCCGCGGCCACGACGACCGTGCGGCCGCAGGTCTCCGGTATCCTGCAAAAGGTGCTGTTCAAGGAAGGGCAACTGGTCAAGGCCGGCCAGGTGCTGGCGCAGATCGATCCGCGCCAGTTCGAGATGGCGCTGCTGCAGGCTACCGGCCAGCGCCAGCGCGACGAGGCCCAGCTGGAAAACGCCCGCCTGACCCTGGAACGCTACCGCACCTTGCTGTCGCAGGATTCGATCGCGCGCCAGGAAGTGGACACGCAGGCGGCACTCGTCAAGCAGCTGCAGGGTACCGTCATGACGGATCGCGCGGCCGAAGGCACGGCGCGGCTGAACCTGGGCTATACGAAAGTGGTGGCACCGATCACGGGCCGCGTGGGCCTGCGCGTCGTCGACGTCGGCAACCTGGTCAGCGCCGGCGATGCGACCGGCATCGCCGTCATCACGCAGCAGTCGCCCATCGACGTGGAATTCGCGATCCCGCAGGACAGCGTGCCGGACATCATGAACCGCGCCACCACGGGCGCCGTGCTGCCAGCAATGGCATACGACCGCACCCGCACCGAGGTGCTGGACGAAGGCCGCTTCTCGGCGCTGGACAACCAGGTCGATACGCAGACGGGCACCGTCATGGCCAAGGCCCGCTTCGACAATGCGAAGATGACGCTGTTCCCCATGCAGTTCGTGAACGTGCGGCTGGAGCTGCGCAGGATCAAGGACGCGGTGATGGTGCCCGTGACGGCGCTGCGCCACGGCAGCACGGGCGATTATGTGTATGTGCTGAACGGCGACCGCACCGTATCGCTGCGCACCGTCAAGCGGGGCCAGGCCACCGTTGACAAGGTGCAGATCATCGAAGGCGTCAAGGCCGGCGAGCAGGTCATCACGGAAGGCGCCGACCGTCTCAAGGACGGCGCGAAAGTAACGCTGCCGGGCGATAAACCGGGTGCCGGGCGACGTGGCGACGGCGCAAAAGGCGAGAACCAACGCCGCCGCGCGGACGGCGCGTCCACCGCACCGGCCGGCACGCCGGACGTGGCACCCGGCTCCGTCGCCACCGATGCGGCCAAGATGCGGCCGCACCGTACGGGCGAGTCGCCGGGCGGGCGCGAACGCACGATGCCGGAAGAGGGCGGCCGCAGCGGCCCGGGCAGCGCGGCGGACGGCTCCAGTTCGGCGCGCGGCGTCAGCGGACAACCCCAGGGCCAGTCGCCGGCGGCGGGCAACGCACGATGA
- a CDS encoding UDP-galactopyranose/dTDP-fucopyranose mutase family protein, whose protein sequence is MFESRSHIAGNCHSERDKETNVMVHVYGPHIFHTDNERVWQFINSFGEMKPYTNRVKAITNGRVFTLPINLLTINQFFGKTFRPAEAQQFLTSLGDKTIENPVTFEDQALRFVGRELYEAFFKTYTVKQWGMQPSELPASILKRLPVRFNYDDNYFSHKYQGMPANGYTEIVEKMLDVPGITVHLNTAFDPALKSDYSHVFYSGPIDAWFGHQEGRLPYRTLDFEVLRDQGDYQGTAVVNYCDNSQRYTRITEHKHFSPWEQHEGTLCYFEYSRQCEEKDTPYYPIRMANDKIQLEKYINIAEQETNVTFVGRLGTYRYLDMDVTIDEALKTAEKFLECANSKTQMPAFVINPLG, encoded by the coding sequence GTGTTCGAATCGCGTTCGCATATCGCGGGCAATTGCCATTCCGAGCGCGACAAGGAAACGAACGTGATGGTGCACGTTTATGGCCCACATATTTTCCACACCGATAACGAGCGGGTATGGCAATTCATCAATTCGTTCGGCGAGATGAAGCCCTATACGAACCGCGTCAAGGCCATCACGAATGGCCGCGTGTTCACGCTGCCGATCAATCTGCTGACGATCAACCAGTTCTTCGGCAAGACGTTCCGGCCGGCCGAGGCGCAGCAGTTCCTCACGTCGCTGGGCGACAAGACCATTGAAAACCCCGTCACGTTCGAGGACCAGGCGCTGCGCTTCGTGGGCCGCGAACTGTACGAGGCTTTCTTCAAAACGTACACCGTCAAGCAATGGGGCATGCAGCCGAGCGAACTGCCGGCCAGCATCCTGAAACGCCTGCCCGTGCGCTTCAATTACGACGACAATTATTTCAGCCACAAATACCAGGGCATGCCGGCCAATGGCTACACGGAAATCGTGGAAAAAATGCTGGATGTGCCGGGCATTACCGTCCACCTGAACACGGCATTCGATCCGGCACTGAAAAGCGATTATTCGCACGTGTTCTACAGCGGCCCGATCGACGCATGGTTCGGCCACCAGGAAGGCCGCCTGCCTTACCGCACGCTGGATTTCGAGGTACTGCGCGACCAGGGCGATTACCAGGGCACGGCCGTTGTCAATTATTGCGACAATTCGCAGCGCTATACCCGTATTACCGAGCACAAGCATTTCTCGCCATGGGAGCAGCATGAAGGCACGCTGTGCTATTTCGAATACAGCCGCCAGTGCGAAGAAAAAGACACGCCGTATTATCCGATCCGCATGGCCAACGACAAGATCCAGCTGGAGAAGTACATCAATATCGCCGAGCAGGAAACGAATGTGACGTTTGTCGGCCGCCTGGGCACGTATCGCTACCTGGATATGGACGTCACGATCGACGAAGCGCTGAAAACCGCCGAAAAGTTCCTCGAGTGCGCCAACAGCAAGACCCAGATGCCGGCATTCGTCATCAATCCGCTGGGTTGA
- a CDS encoding cold-shock protein — translation MTVQTGTVKWFNDAKGFGFITPDGGGSDLFAHFKDVQAEGFKSLSENQRVSFERTPSPKGEKASNIRAI, via the coding sequence ATGACTGTACAAACCGGCACTGTAAAATGGTTCAACGACGCAAAAGGCTTCGGCTTTATCACCCCTGATGGCGGCGGATCGGATCTGTTCGCCCACTTCAAGGACGTGCAGGCGGAAGGCTTCAAGAGCCTCTCGGAAAACCAGCGCGTCTCGTTCGAACGCACGCCCAGTCCCAAAGGCGAAAAAGCCAGCAATATCCGCGCGATCTGA
- a CDS encoding glutathione S-transferase family protein, producing the protein MPLQLYGHPFSSYTQKVLIALYENATPFEFRWIGPDAPNGANAAAEWLRLWPLRRFPVLADGSRTVVETSIIIEYLQLRHPGRLTLLPADPMPALDVRFLDRFFDLHVMNAMQIAVNGALTGDPVKRRDGLAESVEKLERAYAWLEGTLAGRTWAAGEAFTLADCAAAPALFYADWTHPIAETYPVLRDYRARLLQRPSFARAVDEARPFRPYFPLGAPEQD; encoded by the coding sequence ATGCCGCTCCAGCTATACGGTCACCCCTTCTCGTCGTACACGCAAAAAGTGCTGATCGCACTGTACGAAAACGCCACCCCGTTCGAGTTCCGCTGGATCGGTCCGGACGCGCCGAACGGCGCCAACGCGGCAGCCGAGTGGCTGCGGTTGTGGCCCTTGCGTCGCTTCCCGGTACTGGCCGACGGCAGCCGCACGGTCGTCGAAACCAGCATCATTATCGAATACCTGCAGCTCCGGCATCCGGGCCGCCTGACGCTGCTGCCGGCGGACCCGATGCCGGCACTGGACGTGCGCTTCCTCGACCGCTTCTTCGACCTGCACGTCATGAACGCCATGCAGATTGCCGTTAACGGCGCGCTCACGGGCGATCCCGTCAAGCGCCGCGACGGACTGGCCGAGTCGGTCGAGAAACTGGAGCGCGCGTACGCGTGGCTGGAGGGGACGCTGGCCGGCCGGACCTGGGCGGCAGGCGAGGCGTTCACGCTGGCCGACTGCGCAGCAGCCCCGGCGCTGTTCTACGCCGACTGGACGCATCCCATTGCCGAGACTTATCCGGTACTGCGGGACTACCGCGCGCGGTTGCTGCAACGGCCATCGTTCGCCCGCGCCGTGGACGAGGCGCGGCCGTTCCGGCCGTATTTCCCACTGGGGGCCCCGGAGCAGGATTGA
- the sppA gene encoding signal peptide peptidase SppA, whose amino-acid sequence MSRSVASYLRGGLGRIWRFIDVSRRAVLNLIFLAIVVALLYAIFGGGAKPLGNKTTLVLNLNGQLVEQTPGGAKLAQLANIGDEDARRFIQLRDVLKVLDTAARDPQIAGAVLVMDEMEGGGQAMLREIAAGVDRFKASGKTVVAWGSSYNQRQYQVAAHASEVYLHPMGAVMLDGFGHYRNYYRDALDKVGVTVNLIKVGTFKSAAEPFIGNGPSDAAREADAYLNNDLWNRYTQEVETARKMPKGLIMKTIDNLPQALEANGGDLAKLAQQVKLVDGLKTRDQIRELVMGRGMPDAEGKSFRQVGFDEYLARLRQPVTGDAIGVVMAVGEIGDGVAAPGAIGGLSTSNLIRLAREDNSIKAIVLRVDSPGGSAFGSELIRRELELTRAAGKPVVVSMGNVAASGGYWISMAADEVIADPTTITGSIGVFALFPTVDKVMDKLGIHSAGQPTTWLGDAGNPTRPLDPRFGQVLQASVNHVYGDFTSRAAKARRTTPEKIDAVAQGRVWTGAQAKERGLVDTLGSFGDALKSAAQRARLTGDTRIVYIEREGSKFDKLVEFFGGSTARALAKVFTQEAGVALATTGVPLGVAKNAAQELNWLNEMTAQRKPFTVLTHCLCASPE is encoded by the coding sequence ATGTCCCGATCCGTAGCATCCTACCTGCGCGGCGGCCTTGGCCGCATCTGGCGTTTCATCGACGTCAGCCGCCGCGCGGTGCTGAACCTGATTTTCCTCGCCATCGTCGTGGCGCTGCTGTATGCCATCTTCGGCGGCGGCGCCAAGCCGCTGGGGAACAAGACGACGCTGGTGCTCAATCTGAACGGCCAGCTGGTCGAGCAGACGCCGGGGGGCGCCAAACTGGCGCAGCTGGCCAATATCGGCGACGAGGACGCGCGCCGCTTCATCCAGCTGCGCGACGTGCTGAAGGTGCTGGACACGGCCGCGCGCGATCCGCAGATCGCGGGCGCCGTCCTCGTCATGGACGAGATGGAAGGCGGCGGCCAGGCCATGCTGCGTGAAATCGCGGCCGGCGTCGACCGCTTCAAGGCGAGCGGCAAGACTGTCGTCGCGTGGGGCTCCAGCTACAACCAGCGCCAGTACCAGGTGGCCGCGCATGCCAGCGAGGTCTACCTGCATCCGATGGGCGCCGTCATGCTGGACGGCTTCGGTCATTACCGCAACTACTACCGCGACGCGCTGGACAAGGTGGGCGTCACCGTCAACCTGATCAAGGTGGGTACGTTCAAGAGCGCGGCCGAGCCGTTCATCGGCAACGGTCCGTCCGACGCGGCCCGCGAAGCGGACGCCTACCTGAACAACGACCTGTGGAACCGCTACACGCAGGAAGTCGAGACGGCGCGCAAGATGCCGAAAGGGCTGATCATGAAGACGATCGACAACCTGCCGCAGGCATTGGAAGCCAACGGCGGCGACCTGGCGAAACTGGCGCAGCAGGTGAAGCTGGTCGATGGCCTGAAGACGCGCGACCAGATCCGCGAACTCGTCATGGGACGCGGGATGCCGGATGCGGAAGGCAAGTCGTTCCGCCAGGTCGGGTTCGACGAATACCTGGCGCGCCTGCGCCAGCCGGTGACGGGCGACGCCATCGGCGTCGTCATGGCTGTCGGCGAGATCGGCGACGGCGTCGCGGCGCCGGGCGCCATCGGCGGGCTGTCGACGTCGAACCTGATCCGCCTGGCGCGCGAGGACAACAGCATCAAGGCCATCGTGCTGCGCGTCGATTCGCCCGGCGGCAGCGCGTTCGGCTCGGAGCTGATCCGGCGCGAGCTGGAACTGACCCGCGCCGCGGGCAAGCCTGTTGTCGTTTCGATGGGTAACGTGGCCGCTTCGGGCGGTTACTGGATCTCGATGGCGGCCGACGAAGTCATCGCCGACCCGACGACGATCACCGGCTCGATCGGCGTGTTCGCGCTGTTCCCGACCGTGGATAAGGTCATGGACAAGCTGGGCATCCACAGCGCCGGCCAGCCGACGACGTGGCTGGGCGACGCGGGCAATCCCACCCGTCCCCTCGACCCGCGTTTCGGCCAGGTGCTGCAGGCATCGGTCAACCACGTCTATGGCGACTTCACAAGCCGTGCCGCCAAGGCGCGCCGGACGACGCCGGAGAAGATCGACGCCGTCGCGCAGGGCCGTGTGTGGACGGGCGCGCAGGCAAAAGAGCGCGGCCTGGTGGACACGCTGGGCAGCTTCGGCGACGCGTTGAAGTCGGCCGCGCAACGCGCCAGACTGACGGGTGACACGCGCATCGTCTATATCGAGCGGGAAGGCTCGAAGTTCGACAAGCTGGTGGAGTTCTTTGGCGGCTCCACCGCGCGTGCGCTGGCGAAGGTGTTCACCCAGGAAGCCGGCGTGGCGCTGGCCACGACGGGCGTACCGCTGGGCGTGGCGAAGAACGCCGCGCAGGAACTGAACTGGCTGAACGAAATGACGGCGCAGAGAAAGCCGTTCACGGTGCTGACGCACTGCCTGTGCGCGTCGCCTGAGTAG
- a CDS encoding sodium:solute symporter, translating into MSPALLFFVIFGYFALLLAVAWRTSRNADNDSFFIGNKSSRWGMVAFGMVGTTLSGVTFISVPGAVGRDGFGYLQLTLGYVLGYLLVAFVLLPLYYRLRLTSIYHYLGIRLGRRACQSGAAFFIVSRTLGATARLYLVVNILQATILDRLGVPFWATNLVILTMILLYTYEGGVRTIVWTDMLQTAGMLAGLITCTWFMLHQLDLDVPDSLARMESAGLARIFDWNVDSPAYFWKQVVAGAFITIAMTGMDQEMMQKNISVRTLPDAQKNMLLLTFILVMVLALFLFLGGLLHLYASQAGVTATGDKLFPAVVMEHLPAAIQLIFFIGLVSALFPSADGAITALTSSFCIDLLGIQRRRDLPETSRLRWRHRVHLGFCALFLALVMVFKWIDSASMIGVILKLAGYTYGPLLGLFGFGLLSRREVRDRWVPAVVLAGPALCALLEWQQGALFGSYRLGLELLLINGLFVMAGLWLISMPAVRDPAVAVAR; encoded by the coding sequence ATGTCTCCCGCTTTACTCTTTTTCGTCATCTTCGGCTACTTCGCATTGCTGCTCGCCGTAGCCTGGCGCACGTCGCGCAACGCCGACAACGACAGCTTCTTCATCGGTAACAAGAGCTCGCGCTGGGGCATGGTGGCTTTCGGCATGGTGGGTACCACGCTGTCCGGCGTCACCTTCATCAGCGTGCCGGGCGCCGTGGGCCGCGACGGCTTTGGCTACCTGCAGCTCACGCTGGGTTATGTGCTGGGCTACCTGCTCGTGGCTTTCGTGCTGCTGCCGCTGTATTACCGGCTGCGCCTGACGTCGATCTACCACTACCTGGGTATCCGCCTTGGCCGGCGCGCCTGCCAGAGCGGTGCCGCGTTCTTCATCGTCTCGCGCACGCTGGGCGCCACGGCGCGCCTCTACCTCGTCGTCAACATCCTGCAGGCGACGATCCTTGACCGCCTCGGCGTGCCGTTCTGGGCGACGAACCTCGTCATTCTGACGATGATCCTGCTGTACACCTACGAAGGCGGCGTGCGCACGATCGTCTGGACCGACATGCTGCAGACGGCCGGCATGCTGGCCGGGCTCATCACGTGCACGTGGTTCATGCTGCATCAACTGGATCTCGATGTGCCGGACAGCCTGGCGCGGATGGAGTCGGCAGGTCTTGCGCGCATCTTCGACTGGAACGTGGACAGCCCCGCCTACTTCTGGAAGCAGGTCGTGGCCGGCGCGTTCATCACCATCGCGATGACGGGCATGGACCAGGAGATGATGCAGAAGAATATCTCCGTGCGCACGCTGCCGGACGCGCAAAAGAACATGCTGCTGCTGACGTTCATCCTCGTGATGGTGCTGGCGCTGTTCCTGTTCCTCGGGGGGCTGCTGCACCTGTACGCTTCGCAAGCCGGCGTCACGGCCACGGGCGACAAGCTGTTCCCGGCCGTCGTCATGGAGCACCTGCCGGCGGCGATCCAGCTGATCTTCTTCATTGGCCTCGTCAGCGCGCTGTTCCCCAGCGCCGACGGCGCGATCACGGCGTTGACGTCGTCGTTCTGCATCGACCTGCTGGGTATCCAGCGCCGGCGGGACTTGCCGGAGACCAGCCGCTTGCGCTGGCGCCATCGCGTGCACCTGGGCTTCTGCGCGCTGTTCCTCGCGCTGGTGATGGTATTCAAATGGATCGACAGCGCCAGCATGATAGGCGTGATCCTGAAGCTGGCCGGTTACACGTACGGGCCGTTGCTCGGGCTGTTCGGCTTCGGCCTCCTGAGCCGGCGCGAAGTGCGCGACCGTTGGGTTCCCGCCGTGGTGCTGGCAGGTCCCGCGCTGTGCGCGCTGCTCGAATGGCAGCAGGGCGCCCTGTTCGGCAGCTACCGCCTGGGCCTCGAGCTGTTGCTCATCAACGGGCTGTTCGTCATGGCGGGGCTGTGGCTGATCTCGATGCCGGCCGTCCGCGACCCGGCTGTCGCCGTGGCGCGATAG
- the dgt gene encoding dGTP triphosphohydrolase: MYDEATKAYAREQERRILPLEYRAHAQKDGRAEGREECMRDYARVLYSASFRRLQGKMQLLGVDANNFNRNRLTHSLEVAQIARSIAADLGLERSVVAETCALAHDLGNPPFGHYGEKILNELGNDWGGFEGNAQAFRILRTLEKKHHAYAGLNLTVRSLAGITKYFYTRAENERKFLYDEDHAFLSGELARHGLDIRKSIDAQIMDLSDEIAYAAHDLEDALSFGIITWGEILHEFKISQKFADAFEPFSRIAHGAHEEALKSEAQASSEEYSIVLRKEMTSQIVHELCRDIGVVDGEHGPELGYRSMGALATGLKSLLWKAILRKKDVQLYEKRGEKIIRGLFEVLTDKAYNKDNVLLPPELRCLTDSRERLVIDYIAGMMDSSAAQEYEKYFGKGSLDEIYWKAR, translated from the coding sequence ATGTACGACGAAGCCACCAAAGCCTATGCCCGCGAACAGGAGCGGCGCATCCTGCCGCTGGAATACCGCGCCCACGCGCAGAAGGACGGCCGCGCCGAGGGCCGCGAGGAATGCATGCGCGACTACGCGCGCGTGCTGTACTCCGCATCGTTCCGCCGCCTGCAGGGCAAGATGCAGCTGCTGGGCGTGGACGCCAACAACTTCAACCGCAACCGGCTGACGCACAGCCTGGAAGTGGCGCAGATCGCCCGCTCGATCGCCGCCGACCTGGGCCTGGAACGCAGCGTCGTGGCCGAGACCTGCGCACTGGCGCACGACCTGGGCAACCCGCCCTTCGGCCATTACGGCGAGAAGATCCTCAACGAGCTGGGGAACGACTGGGGCGGCTTCGAGGGCAATGCGCAGGCGTTCCGCATCCTGCGCACGCTGGAGAAGAAGCACCATGCCTACGCAGGCCTGAATCTGACGGTGCGCTCGCTGGCGGGCATCACCAAGTATTTTTATACGCGCGCCGAAAACGAACGCAAGTTCCTGTATGACGAGGACCACGCCTTCCTGTCCGGCGAACTGGCGCGCCATGGCCTCGATATCCGCAAGAGCATCGATGCGCAGATCATGGACCTGTCCGACGAAATCGCGTACGCCGCGCACGACCTGGAGGATGCGCTCAGCTTCGGCATCATCACGTGGGGCGAGATCCTGCATGAGTTCAAGATCAGCCAGAAGTTCGCCGACGCGTTCGAGCCGTTCTCGCGCATCGCCCACGGCGCCCACGAGGAAGCGCTGAAGTCCGAGGCACAGGCCAGCTCGGAGGAATACTCCATCGTGCTGCGCAAGGAGATGACGTCGCAGATCGTCCACGAGCTGTGCCGCGACATCGGCGTCGTCGATGGCGAACATGGCCCCGAACTGGGCTACCGCTCGATGGGCGCGCTGGCCACCGGCCTGAAAAGCCTGTTGTGGAAGGCGATCCTGCGCAAGAAGGACGTGCAACTGTACGAGAAACGGGGCGAGAAGATCATCCGCGGGCTGTTCGAAGTCCTGACGGACAAGGCGTACAACAAGGACAACGTGCTGCTGCCGCCGGAGCTGCGCTGCCTGACGGACTCGCGCGAACGGCTCGTCATCGACTACATCGCGGGCATGATGGATTCGTCCGCCGCGCAGGAATACGAAAAATACTTCGGCAAGGGCAGCCTGGACGAGATCTACTGGAAGGCCCGATGA
- a CDS encoding acyl-CoA dehydrogenase — MIDEAACRAADLEGWLAPAQQALIHREGWLRMLAPRACGGAELPLPDVVRLEQAIAARDGSMGWVVTLCAGALWFAGFLAPERARAIMATPDVCVAGSGAPTGYADKEGDGFRITGRWDYASGAPMATHFTLNAVLRERGQVLLDEAGRPRIRAFIVPARHVTVEPTWRSIGLRASASHSYRIDDAWVPADHGFAIAPEAATAPGPLYRFPFMPLAFVTLGANLLGMAQHFLALARPLLTARRHPATGLAVVELPAVAARLANATAAMDTAQCEFYAALDAAWAAAVAGAEVDSVALQRVALAMVETCRQAVDTIYPYCGLQAAHGDSDINRVWRDFHTATQHAMLVPAG; from the coding sequence ATGATCGACGAGGCGGCGTGCCGCGCGGCGGACCTTGAGGGCTGGCTGGCGCCGGCGCAGCAGGCCCTCATCCACCGGGAAGGCTGGCTGCGCATGCTGGCGCCGCGTGCCTGCGGCGGTGCGGAGCTGCCGCTGCCGGACGTGGTACGGCTGGAACAGGCCATCGCGGCGCGCGATGGGAGCATGGGCTGGGTCGTCACCTTGTGCGCGGGCGCGCTCTGGTTCGCCGGCTTCCTTGCGCCGGAACGCGCGCGCGCGATCATGGCCACGCCCGACGTCTGCGTGGCCGGCAGCGGCGCGCCCACCGGCTACGCGGACAAGGAAGGCGACGGCTTTCGCATCACGGGCCGCTGGGATTACGCCAGCGGCGCGCCGATGGCGACGCACTTCACGCTGAACGCCGTCCTGCGCGAACGGGGCCAGGTGCTGCTCGACGAAGCCGGCCGCCCGCGCATCCGCGCCTTCATCGTGCCGGCGCGGCACGTGACGGTGGAGCCCACATGGCGCAGCATCGGCCTGCGCGCATCCGCCTCGCACAGCTATCGGATCGACGATGCCTGGGTGCCGGCCGATCACGGCTTTGCCATTGCGCCGGAAGCGGCGACGGCGCCCGGACCGCTGTACCGCTTCCCGTTCATGCCGCTCGCGTTCGTCACGCTGGGCGCCAACCTGCTGGGCATGGCGCAGCACTTCTTGGCTCTGGCCCGCCCGCTGCTGACGGCACGGCGGCATCCGGCGACCGGCCTGGCCGTCGTCGAGCTGCCGGCCGTGGCGGCGCGGTTGGCCAACGCCACCGCGGCCATGGACACGGCTCAATGCGAATTCTACGCGGCGCTGGACGCCGCCTGGGCGGCCGCGGTGGCCGGCGCCGAGGTCGACAGCGTCGCGTTACAGAGGGTCGCACTGGCCATGGTGGAAACCTGCCGGCAGGCAGTCGATACGATCTACCCGTATTGCGGCCTGCAGGCGGCGCACGGCGACAGCGACATCAACCGCGTCTGGCGCGACTTTCATACGGCCACGCAGCATGCGATGCTGGTGCCCGCAGGATAA
- a CDS encoding DUF3861 domain-containing protein, with protein MKQHRYRVTLEHLTDAEGARSSHEPLQFDVGNHDDIIAIVRRMRSRGDFDEHSATSFAVGLKLFSEVMLEQKDHPLFASFRPHFQQFMKELKKGPALPAEPIPK; from the coding sequence ATGAAACAACATCGATATCGTGTCACACTGGAACACCTGACGGACGCCGAAGGCGCCCGCTCCTCCCACGAGCCGCTGCAATTCGACGTGGGCAACCATGACGACATCATTGCCATCGTCCGCCGCATGCGCAGCCGGGGGGATTTCGACGAGCATTCCGCCACGTCGTTTGCCGTCGGTCTGAAACTGTTCAGCGAGGTGATGCTGGAGCAGAAGGACCATCCGCTGTTTGCGTCGTTCCGTCCGCATTTCCAGCAGTTCATGAAAGAACTGAAAAAAGGCCCGGCGTTGCCGGCCGAGCCCATACCGAAATAA
- a CDS encoding MFS transporter produces MPIALLALTISAFAIGTTEFVIVGLLPTIAADLGVTLPSAGLLVSLYALGVAVGAPVLTALTGKVPRKLLLLSLMVLFTAGNLLAWQAPGYTSLVAARILTGLAHGVFFSIGSTIATSLVPKEKAASAIAIMFTGLTVALVTGVPLGTFIGQHFGWRETFLAVSALGVIAFIGSLLFVPKTIRHAPPASLLQQVQVLGQPRLLLVYAMTAVGYGGSFIAFTYLAPILQRVAGFGANAVSLVMLVYGVSVAFGNIWGGRLADRRGPISALKIIFLGLAAVLLLLTFTAADQWLVVLTVLLWGAVAFGNVAGLQVYVVQQAEHFTPRAVDVASGLNIAAFNLGIAGGAWGGGHIVEKLGLVHTGWIGALVVLGAFGLTALSGRLDRLNPRPAATRTERTVAAH; encoded by the coding sequence ATGCCTATTGCCCTACTGGCGCTGACGATCAGCGCCTTCGCCATCGGGACCACGGAGTTCGTCATCGTCGGTCTCTTGCCCACCATTGCCGCCGACCTGGGCGTGACGTTGCCCTCCGCCGGTCTGCTCGTGAGCCTGTACGCCCTCGGGGTCGCTGTCGGCGCCCCTGTCCTAACCGCCCTGACGGGGAAGGTGCCGCGCAAGCTGTTGCTGCTGTCGCTGATGGTACTGTTCACCGCCGGCAACCTGCTGGCGTGGCAGGCGCCCGGCTATACCTCGCTGGTCGCGGCCCGCATCCTGACCGGCCTCGCCCACGGCGTGTTCTTCTCGATCGGCTCGACGATCGCCACGTCGCTGGTGCCGAAAGAGAAGGCAGCCAGCGCGATCGCCATCATGTTTACCGGCCTGACGGTGGCGCTGGTGACGGGCGTGCCGCTGGGGACGTTCATCGGCCAGCACTTCGGCTGGCGCGAGACGTTCCTGGCCGTGTCTGCATTGGGGGTGATTGCCTTCATTGGCAGCCTGCTGTTCGTGCCGAAGACGATCCGCCACGCGCCGCCGGCGTCGCTGCTGCAGCAGGTGCAGGTGCTGGGCCAGCCCCGGCTGCTGCTGGTGTACGCCATGACGGCTGTCGGCTACGGCGGCTCGTTCATCGCCTTCACGTACCTGGCGCCGATCCTGCAGCGCGTAGCCGGCTTCGGCGCCAACGCTGTTTCTCTTGTGATGCTGGTGTACGGCGTGTCGGTCGCGTTCGGCAATATCTGGGGCGGCAGGCTGGCCGACCGACGCGGGCCCATCAGTGCCCTGAAGATCATCTTCCTGGGCCTGGCGGCCGTGCTGTTGCTGCTGACCTTTACGGCCGCCGATCAATGGCTGGTCGTGCTGACGGTGCTGCTGTGGGGCGCTGTGGCGTTCGGTAACGTGGCGGGATTGCAGGTCTACGTGGTGCAGCAGGCCGAGCACTTCACGCCGCGCGCCGTGGATGTCGCTTCAGGCCTGAACATTGCTGCGTTCAATCTCGGCATTGCCGGCGGCGCCTGGGGTGGCGGCCATATCGTCGAAAAGCTGGGACTGGTTCACACGGGCTGGATCGGCGCGCTGGTGGTGCTGGGTGCGTTCGGGCTGACGGCGCTGTCCGGCCGGCTGGACCGGCTCAATCCCCGCCCGGCCGCAACCCGGACCGAGCGGACCGTCGCAGCGCACTGA